A stretch of Flavobacterium sp. N2270 DNA encodes these proteins:
- a CDS encoding TonB-dependent receptor plug domain-containing protein, whose amino-acid sequence MKKLINLTLLIVSFIGFAQIEKDTTKTNQLEEVVVTTKRTIKEKEFIASQIESVSQKEIEFQNFQNTADLLANSGNVHVQKSQQGGGSPSIRGFEASRVLLLVDGIRMNNLTYRAGHLQNVITVDENMLENVDIFFGPSSTLFGSDALGGTVSMNTKKAKFLNGNNKSLSGNISTRYGSVNEEKSGYFDINYATQNFASLTAFSYNDFGDLRMGKNKNHNGDYFGERPFYVTTLADGTDVLTQNSDKYIQKNSGYKQYNIMQKFAYKTSSGFDHGLNFQYSNTNDIPRYDRLTDVSGTGLKFAEWYYGPQERLLAIYSLNKNKAFLESDLEIDIAYQNTNESRNSRRFGNENLEHNYEKVNVFSAGINLHKKFNKSELFYGFESYYETLKSTAEIENINTGETSPFQTRYPNGENNMTRNDLYISYNENFNEKTAWNIGARFGYTTLNSTIDDDTLFPLPFNSIEQHNFTYSGTAGIVYKTSQNVSLKTNISTGYRSPNIDDLAKVFDSGNGILIVPNADLQSEKTVTGDLGLTIKSTNKRFQIETTYYYTRMYDAIVTDTFTYEGQSTININGETNTIFANQNKGKAFITGFSTNIKAYLIESLQFHGNFNYTLGRIIEDDNSKSPLDHIAPYYGKIGLLYSKKWGTLEAYMLYNGKKDISDYYPNGEDNERYAPNGGMPAWETYNFKTSFEIFNGGTLFAGVENILDTQYRVFASGINAPGRNIYGGLKYSF is encoded by the coding sequence ATGAAAAAATTAATAAACTTAACTTTATTAATTGTGTCTTTTATTGGCTTTGCTCAAATAGAAAAAGATACAACTAAAACAAATCAACTTGAAGAAGTTGTTGTAACAACAAAAAGAACAATAAAAGAAAAAGAATTTATTGCATCTCAAATTGAATCAGTATCACAAAAGGAAATTGAATTTCAAAATTTTCAAAACACAGCAGATTTATTAGCAAATTCAGGAAATGTTCATGTACAAAAATCTCAACAAGGTGGAGGAAGCCCTTCTATAAGAGGTTTTGAAGCAAGTAGAGTTTTACTACTTGTTGACGGCATTAGAATGAATAATTTAACCTACAGAGCAGGTCATTTACAAAACGTAATTACAGTTGATGAGAACATGTTAGAAAACGTCGACATCTTTTTCGGACCTTCTTCAACTCTTTTTGGAAGTGATGCACTAGGAGGAACTGTAAGTATGAATACAAAAAAAGCTAAATTTTTAAACGGCAATAATAAATCATTAAGTGGAAATATTTCTACACGATATGGTTCTGTTAATGAAGAAAAATCAGGCTATTTTGACATTAATTATGCAACTCAAAATTTCGCTTCTTTAACTGCTTTTTCTTATAATGATTTTGGAGATTTAAGAATGGGGAAAAACAAGAATCATAATGGAGATTATTTTGGCGAGAGACCTTTTTATGTTACTACACTTGCAGACGGCACTGATGTTTTAACCCAAAACAGCGACAAGTATATTCAAAAAAACTCAGGTTACAAACAATACAACATTATGCAAAAATTTGCATATAAAACGTCTAGTGGTTTTGATCATGGGTTAAATTTTCAATATTCAAATACAAATGATATCCCAAGATATGATCGCTTAACAGATGTTTCAGGAACAGGACTAAAATTTGCAGAATGGTATTATGGACCACAAGAAAGATTACTTGCAATATACAGTTTAAACAAAAACAAAGCATTTCTAGAAAGCGATTTAGAGATTGACATTGCTTATCAAAATACAAATGAAAGCAGAAACTCAAGGCGTTTTGGAAATGAAAACTTAGAGCACAATTACGAAAAAGTAAATGTATTTTCGGCAGGAATTAATCTTCATAAAAAATTCAATAAAAGTGAGTTGTTCTATGGTTTTGAGTCATATTATGAAACTTTAAAATCAACTGCTGAAATTGAAAACATTAATACTGGAGAAACAAGTCCTTTTCAAACACGTTATCCTAATGGAGAGAACAATATGACTCGTAATGATCTTTACATTTCCTATAATGAAAATTTTAACGAAAAAACAGCTTGGAATATAGGTGCACGTTTTGGCTATACTACATTGAACAGTACAATTGATGATGATACTCTTTTTCCTTTACCATTTAATAGTATAGAACAACACAATTTTACTTATAGTGGTACAGCAGGAATTGTATATAAAACATCTCAGAATGTAAGTTTAAAAACCAACATTAGTACTGGTTATAGGTCTCCAAATATTGATGATTTAGCAAAAGTATTCGATTCTGGAAATGGTATACTTATTGTTCCAAACGCCGATTTACAATCTGAAAAAACAGTCACTGGAGATTTAGGGTTAACAATTAAATCAACAAATAAAAGATTTCAAATTGAAACTACTTATTATTATACAAGAATGTATGATGCGATTGTTACCGACACATTTACATATGAAGGTCAAAGTACAATTAACATTAATGGAGAAACAAATACTATTTTTGCTAACCAAAATAAAGGAAAAGCATTTATTACTGGGTTTTCAACAAATATAAAGGCATATTTAATTGAAAGTTTACAATTTCATGGAAATTTCAATTACACACTTGGCCGTATTATTGAAGACGACAATTCAAAATCTCCATTAGATCATATTGCGCCTTATTACGGGAAAATTGGTTTACTATATTCAAAAAAATGGGGAACGCTTGAAGCATACATGCTGTATAATGGCAAAAAAGATATTAGTGACTATTATCCTAATGGAGAAGACAATGAACGTTATGCACCAAACGGAGGAATGCCTGCTTGGGAAACATATAATTTTAAAACAAGTTTTGAAATCTTTAACGGAGGAACTCTATTTGCTGGAGTAGAAAACATTTTAGACACACAGTATAGAGTTTTTGCTTCAGGAATTAATGCTCCTGGAAGAAATATATATGGCGGATTAAAATATAGTTTTTAA